A region of Amyelois transitella isolate CPQ chromosome 11, ilAmyTran1.1, whole genome shotgun sequence DNA encodes the following proteins:
- the LOC106134888 gene encoding vitelline membrane protein Vm26Ab, with protein sequence MFKLVIFATVMAVAAAKPGIHSVAYPAAPVVAAAYTAPVAAAYTAPVAAAYTAPLAAAYTAPVAAAYTAPVAAAYTAPVAAAYTAPVAYSAYTAPVVSAAYRAPLIFMTLLAFAIAKPLVYTAPIAAAYTAPVAAAYTAPVAYSAYSAYPYYSAYGYAAPYTYYL encoded by the exons ATGTTCAAGCTG GTTATCTTCGCTACAGTTATGGCGGTCGCTGCTGCCAAACCTGGCATCCACTCTGTTGCCTACCCCGCCGCCCCGGTCGTAGCAGCTGCCTACACCGCCCCGGTCGCTGCGGCATACACCGCCCCGGTCGCTGCTGCATACACCGCCCCGCTCGCTGCGGCATACACCGCCCCGGTAGCTGCGGCATACACCGCCCCGGTCGCTGCAGCATATACCGCCCCGGTAGCTGCAGCATATACCGCCCCGGTCGCTTACTCCGCGTATACAGCTCCAGTTGTCTCAGCTGCTTATAGAGCTCCg CTAATCTTCATGACCCTGTTGGCGTTCGCCATCGCCAAGCCGCTGGTCTACACTGCACCCATTGCTGCCGCTTACACCGCCCCCGTCGCCGCAGCGTACACTGCTCCCGTCGCGTATTCGGCGTACTCAGCATACCCCTATTACTCCGCGTATGGATACGCCGCCCCATACACGTACTACCTTTGA
- the LOC132902232 gene encoding pupal cuticle protein C1B-like, producing MFKLFIFSCFLAFAAAKPSVVAPVAYTAAYTAPVAAAYTAPVAAAYTAPVAAAYSAPLAYSAYTAPVAAYSAYTYASPYSAYYLRR from the exons ATGTTCAAACTT ttCATCTTCTCCTGCTTCCTCGCCTTCGCTGCCGCCAAGCCTAGCGTGGTAGCGCCTGTAGCGTACACCGCCGCATACACCGCCCCTGTTGCCGCCGCATACACCGCCCCTGTTGCCGCCGCATACACCGCCCCTGTTGCCGCTGCATACTCCGCCCCGCTAGCATACTCCGCCTACACTGCCCCAGTTGCTGCGTACTCGGCGTACACCTACGCCTCACCCTATTCTGCTTATTACCTACGTCGTTGA
- the LOC106134889 gene encoding uncharacterized protein LOC106134889, giving the protein MMRLVFLVTYLITVQAFPRIVLGGGGLSSGLGSLGALGGGLGGAMAGVPGGVAGGLSVLNGMGGLGGLGGLGGLGGIGGMGGMGGMGGMGLTLPLGGFSGLPLGGLALG; this is encoded by the exons ATGATGCGACTA GTATTCCTTGTGACGTACTTGATAACAGTGCAAGCATTTCCACGTATAGTTTTGGGTGGAGGTGGATTGTCTAGTGGACTAGGAAGCTTGGGAGCATTGGGAGGAGGATTAGGTGGAGCAATGGCTGGAGTTCCTGGGGGTGTAGCTGGCGGATTGAGTGTTTTGAATGGTATGGGCGGTTTGGGAGGATTGGGAGGATTAGGGGGTCTGGGAGGAATAGGTGGAATGGGTGGAATGGGAGGAATGGGGGGAATGGGTTTAACCCTGCCTTTAGGAGGTTTCAGTGGGCTACCTTTAGGTGGCCTGGCTTtgggataa
- the LOC132902233 gene encoding annexin A7-like → MLKLIIVALFAVLGFAAAHPPLGAVAYSTPYYPASVAYPAPSSYSASVAYPAHYSYSAYPAYPYSGFSTYAAPYAYSGYPYVFKK, encoded by the exons ATGCTTAAACTG ATCATTGTCGCCCTCTTCGCCGTGTTGGGTTTCGCGGCCGCCCACCCTCCTTTAGGAGCTGTGGCGTACAGCACTCCCTACTACCCCGCTTCCGTAGCCTATCCCGCTCCCTCCTCCTACTCCGCATCAGTAGCCTACCCTGCACATTACTCGTACTCTGCCTATCCCGCGTACCCTTACTCCGGATTCTCGACTTATGCCGCCCCGTACGCGTACAGCGGCTATCCCTACGTGTTCAAGAAGTGA
- the LOC106135077 gene encoding pupal cuticle protein C1B, which translates to MFKLFIFACFLAFAAAKPGALIAPVAYTAAYTAPVAAAYTAPVAYSAPLAYSAYTAPVAAYSAYSYASPYSAYYLRR; encoded by the exons atgtttaaattg TTCATTTTCGCGTGCTTCCTGGCCTTCGCCGCCGCTAAGCCCGGTGCTCTGATCGCGCCTGTAGCGTACACCGCTGCCTACACCGCTCCTGTGGCCGCCGCGTACACCGCGCCCGTCGCCTACTCCGCCCCACTGGCGTACTCCGCCTACACCGCCCCAGTTGCTGCGTACTCGGCTTACAGCTATGCGTCGCCCTACTCTGCCTATTATTTACGCCGTTGA